In Brevundimonas subvibrioides, a genomic segment contains:
- the plsX gene encoding phosphate acyltransferase PlsX: protein MGGDHGPPVVVGGIRDYIRRHGGEGVRFLLHGDEAAIRAEMTRLNVSADVCDVRHTDKKVASDEKPAQAMRRGKGSSLWNAIEAVKTGEAGAIVSAGNTGALMAISKLILRMAAAGLERPAIVASWPTLRGVTAVLDVGANIESDAEQLIEFAIMGEAFHRAVHGVDRPTVGLLNVGSEDIKGHEEVREASRILRQGGLGLNYHGFVEGDDIARGTVDVVVTDGFTGNIALKTAEGVARFISALLKEALTSSLQARAGALIAMPALKAMGRKIDPSAINGGPLLGLNGIVVKSHGGADAKGFGNAIRIAVDLARSDYMTTVGANLGRLGSVLDNLPPVSASPREETVS from the coding sequence ATGGGTGGCGACCATGGCCCACCCGTCGTCGTCGGCGGAATCCGGGATTACATCCGTCGTCACGGTGGCGAGGGTGTGCGTTTCCTGTTGCACGGTGACGAGGCCGCGATCCGGGCCGAGATGACCCGCCTCAACGTCTCGGCAGATGTTTGCGACGTGCGGCACACCGACAAGAAGGTCGCCTCGGACGAAAAGCCGGCCCAGGCCATGCGACGCGGCAAGGGCTCCAGCCTGTGGAACGCCATCGAGGCGGTGAAGACCGGTGAGGCCGGGGCCATTGTCTCTGCGGGCAATACGGGGGCGCTGATGGCGATCTCCAAGCTGATCCTGCGCATGGCGGCGGCGGGTCTGGAACGTCCCGCCATCGTCGCCAGCTGGCCGACGCTGCGCGGCGTCACGGCCGTGTTGGACGTGGGGGCCAATATCGAGAGCGATGCCGAGCAGCTGATCGAGTTCGCCATCATGGGCGAGGCCTTCCATCGCGCGGTTCATGGGGTGGACCGCCCGACGGTCGGGCTACTCAATGTCGGATCGGAAGACATCAAGGGCCATGAGGAGGTCCGCGAGGCGTCGCGTATCCTGCGCCAGGGCGGTCTGGGTCTGAACTATCACGGCTTCGTGGAGGGCGACGATATCGCCAGGGGCACGGTGGACGTGGTCGTGACCGACGGCTTCACCGGCAACATCGCCCTGAAGACCGCCGAGGGCGTGGCGCGGTTCATCTCGGCCCTGCTGAAGGAAGCGCTGACGTCCAGCCTGCAGGCCAGGGCAGGGGCCCTGATCGCCATGCCGGCGCTCAAGGCCATGGGTCGCAAGATCGACCCAAGTGCGATCAATGGCGGCCCCCTGCTGGGTTTGAACGGCATTGTGGTGAAGAGTCACGGCGGGGCCGATGCCAAGGGGTTCGGCAACGCCATCCGTATCGCGGTCGATCTGGCCCGGAGCGACTATATGACGACCGTGGGGGCCAATCTCGGTCGCCTCGGCAGCGTGCTGGACAATCTTCCCCCCGTTTCCGCCTCCCCGCGAGAAGAGACTGTATCGTGA